One genomic region from Quercus robur chromosome 4, dhQueRobu3.1, whole genome shotgun sequence encodes:
- the LOC126720476 gene encoding sulfated surface glycoprotein 185-like, which produces MFALFFMLFTTIIAPLIPTLSSQPPPLIPTLSSQPPPPIPTLSSEPPPPPFPTFPSLTPRPRTPAPALEFPPIPPFPQFPPFTPSPPNDNKCATCQEQSVPVSVVLEITFAITMSIALTVTVTVSISRRKGEKGDKGDQGDKGDKGPKGDKGDCCYCCKGYKGCECRISCQEMITCDHRGWP; this is translated from the exons ATGTTTGCCCTGTTCTTCATGTTGTTTACCACCATCATCGCACCACTAATTCCAACCCTCTcttcacaaccaccaccactaaTTCCAACCCTCTCTTCACAACCACCACCGCCAATTCCAACCCTCTCTTCagaaccaccaccaccacccttCCCCACATTTCCGTCCCTTACTCCGCGTCCAAGAACTCCAGCGCCAGCACTTGAGTTTCCTCCAATCCCACCTTTCCCCCAATTTCCCCCTTTCACTCCATCACCACCAAATGACAACAAATGTGCTACATGTCAAGAACAATCAGTACCAGTGTCGGTCGTGCTGGAGATTACCTTCGCAATAACAATGTCAATCGCCTTAACCGTCACAGTGACGGTTTCCATTAGCCGGCGAAAGGGGGAAAAAGGGGACAAAGGGGACCAAGGGGACAAAGGGGACAAAGGGCCGAAAGGGGACAAAGGGGACTGTTGTTATTGCTGCAAGGGCTACAAGGGCTGCGAGTGCCGCATTAGCTGCCAGGAAATGATAACA TGTGACCATAGGGGTTGGCCTTAG